TGGCTGACACTCTTTTCCACATCAGATTCTGTCAGGCCGACTCCTCATCTACTCATCAGTCTCCCTTCGCGACTCCCAACCGAGCCCCGGGGAAATTCCAGCTCCTGGTACtgtccaccccctgccccaaccTCTCTTCCAGCTTTTTCAAAATGCTCACGCCACTTGGGCGCCACGGCCCGGTGCCCTGCGGCCCGGTGACTTACAAACGGAGATCCATTTTCCGTTATAATGCGTTCAAGATCACTAAGGCCAGCAGTCTAAACATCCACGAGCCGTCCTCCGGGTCTGCCTCTTAAACTGCCGTTTAATGGTTCCCCTCCGATAACTAAACCTGCTTTCCACAGATGCCCGCTTTTATAGGAGAGGCAGGAATGCAgagatatatttatatgtttgttcataaaaactggaaaataagctCTGAACACGCTGTAAAAAATATTCAGTTACTTACCAAACAGTCTAGTTAAACCAGGAGAACACCGATACCGGCCACACCACAAATTCGGGGAATCGAGGTGCCTGTGCTTTGAAATCGCCCAAGGCCGTCGCGGGGGCTGCTGTCCctgaagaatatgaaaataagagTATTTACAATCGGCTCGACCGTTCGTCCGGGGGTCTCAACCAGGATCTTCAAAAGCGGTCACGGTACCAGGAGCCACCTCAGACAGCCCCGGTCAGGATAACGTGCTGGGTAAGTAAAGAGACTTCTAGACGGGGATGTCCAGCCTGTGCCCAGGTCAAAGCAGCAGCCTTCCCCCAGCtgcgcccgccgcccgcccgaGCCAGAAGACAGCTCTGGCTCCCAGCAGCCCCTTTGCGGGGGCCCCGCCGCGCTCTGCCTTTGCtacccaccctccctcctcccgccccGGCACAAAAAACGGCACGAGGCTGCCTGCTTGTTTTCTTGCCTCGGATACCTATAAAAACACTTCGAAAAGAGATATCTGCGTCCCctctaccttttatttatttatttttttaacgagaaaagaaaacagtgataCTATACCTGGTTTGGGATTCTTCAAGATTTgagacttgggggaaaaaataatttaatagtaaAGCATCTGCTAAACACTTGCATTAACCTCtggctgataaaaaaaaaaaaaagttttttttaacccTGCCCCCCCCTCGTTTTAATTATCTCATGGTTATGAAGGGGCAGCCAATCCTGGAAGAGGACTTCGACAATTAGCAACGAGAACATCAAAAAGTTTTATTGCGGAGAGCGAGAGGCACCGCCCCTGCCGCCCCGGGATTGGCGTGAGGAGCCTCTGACGCCATATATTAACCCGAGCAGCCCTAAAGATGTAGCTGTACATGGAGATCTTGCTGGGAAAATCCGCTTACTCCCCTCACGGCGTCCAGCCCAGGAGAACCGCCGCGGCTGCCACCCGGGAGCTCCCTCGGCCACCGTGCAGACCCCTCCAAGAAGCCGAGCCGCCGCCTTCGCGCTCCGAGGCGCCTGCAGGGCCCCAGATCCTTCTTCCcctgaaagaaggaaaggatctGAGAAAATGGATGCACTGAGACCTCTCTGAAAACCCTCCGAGGGAGCCCGAGAGGAGTGAGGACACGTTACTCGCTGCTAAAATCACGTTCAAggaccaaaacaacaacaaccaaaaatttcattaaaacaaTAAGCGCCCAAGAACCCAGATCgggctggtgggggggaggggaaggggcgggAAGGGGAGGGTCGCATGAAGGTAGCTTCACAGTAAGCAGTCGACCCCGCCGCCTCCCTGCAGAGCCGGGCCGGCTCTCCCAACCGCGGCTCGGACTCGTCCTGGGACACCCGAGTTAGCTTCGGTGTCAGGATCGCGGTCGCGGTGGAGCCCGGCGACTCCGCAGAGCAGCCTCGCGGGAGCCCCGGCACCTTTGCATGAGCACCAGAGGATTCTGCCTCCCTGCAGCTGCCCGGGAAGCAGGAGCCGGCGCGTGGGCCGAGGAGCAAGGCGggagccggcggcggcggcggcggccaggGGCGCACGGTGCCGGGACCAGCTCGCCGCGCCTTATGGGGAGCCGGCGGCCGAAGTGCTGCTGAGGCGGGCCCCGCGGGCCAGGCGGGGGATCCGGGCCCGGGCTGCAGCAGCCCCCTCTGCGGCTGCCGGGCCGGCCCGGGCGCCcgagggctggggggtggggggtgggggaggccggCCAGCGCCGAAGCAAGGGCCCCGGCCGAGGGCGCGGCGGGGCTACGCGCACGCTGGGGCGCGTGGAGGGGCGCGGAGGGCGATATGAGTCTGGTGGGGGGCTTCCCCCACCACCCGGTGGTGCACCATGAGGGCTATCCGttcgccgctgccgctgccgccgccgctgccgccgccgccagcCGCTGCAGCCACGAGGAGAACCCCTACTTCCATGGCTGGCTCATCGGCCACCCCGAGATGTCGCCCCCCGACTATAGCATGGCCCTGTCCTACAGCCCCGAGTACGCCAGCGGCGCCGCCGGCCTGGACCACTCCCATTACGGGGGGGTGCCGCCGGGCGCCGGGCCCCCGGGCCTAGGGGGGCCGCGCCCGGTGAAGCGCCGGGGCACCGCTAACCGCAAGGAGCGGCGCAGGACTCAGAGCATCAACAGCGCCTTCGCCGAACTGCGCGAGTGTATCCCCAACGTGCCCGCCGACACCAAACTCTCCAAGATCAAGACGCTGCGCCTGGCCACCAGCTACATCGCCTACCTCATGGACCTGCTGGCCAAGGACGACCAGAATGGCGAAGCGGAGGCCTTCAAGGCGGAGATCAAGAAGACAGatgtgaaagaagagaaaaggaagaaggagctgGTCAGTAccaaggggcagggggcagaaagGGTGTGGGGTTCGTGGGACCCGTGCTATCGGACTCTTTCCATTTGGGCTGAGCAATGACATCCCTCGTTCTTTGGCTGCATCCTAAGCCACGGTTGTTTGAACCAGGTTCTGGAAAGGATGGTGTCCCCAAGAAGCTGAGGAGATGGGGGAGGATGTCAGCAGCTACAGGAGGAGGAGGTTAAGAGGGATGCTTAGCGCGCTTGATCTTCCCTCCGGGTTATCGCTGTTCCCACCCGCACTTTGGCCGAACTTTTCGGACTTCAGGGTCCCCACTGAACTTCCGATTGCCCTGGCCTAAGTGTTCTATGTCTCTTAGAGCCTTCATTTGGCCTCCAGTCCTCTCTTGCTCTCAGGTGGTTCTAAAATAGATCGCCCTGAAGCGGTAGTTAGCAATTATTTCACTATTGATCCCTATCCCTCTCTGGAGAACCAGGCCACCACTGATTCTAAGAGGGTTTTATGGTTGTTACTACAATGGTCCGAAGACATAAAGGTAAACataaaatcagtacttttaaGTTCAGAATGCACCTCCAGTTTCTCTTTGGGGATGAGGTTAACTTTCCAGATTAGTGAGCTTTCTGggtatttcttgttttatttgcaTGAGCATTTTAAGACAAACAGTAAATGCTAATATGgtcattgttattgttgttaacaGTAACATGGAACTATAACTGAAAATTAGTTATCTCAAGTTCCTACTAAGTGCCCATAGGTTGGTGGTGGCCGGAGCAGGGCTGTTGCCATGGAGGGCCTGGAAAATAATACcatttgtctcatttttcttctttggggcCTGTGGCGCTTTAGTCTGTGCATAATCTACTGACCTTCCGAATAACTAGGGATCTCAGAGGCCTCGGAGGAGAGGCAAGGCTTCGTTGGGGGGCCGATatcccccagcccaggccagggcAGAGGGAACTTACCCCATTTTCCCCAGAGCGCGAACCTGGGACTGCCATTGAAAACAGGGAGACCAGATTTAGCGCCCACCCCCACTCGGGCCCCTACATCTGGAGTCAGAGAAAAGGCCCCCAGCTCCTCCATAAACGACTTGGAAATGGCTGGTTGTTTATAAGCTTGCCTATCCGGTAGTTGAGCATTGCAGGCGCGGGGAGGCCTGGCCGGCCGGTAGCTAGGGCTGCGCAAATCTTCATAGCTTTTCTGCAGAAGCTAGGACTTGAAAACGTCCCCCGTCTAAtctcttgctctccttctctcactgtctcctttTCTCGCGGAAAGAGTGCGGGGGTGGCGTGGAACCAGGTCTCCCTTCTGAATTTCTCTTTGCACTTTTCTCCCTTTCGCCTCTCCTCTGCccagaatgaaatcttgaaaagcACAGTGAGCAGCAACGACAAGAAAACCAAAGGCCGGACGGGCTGGCCGCAGCACGTCTGGGCCCTGGAGCTCAagcagtgaggaggaggaggaggaggagagtgcGAGTGAGCCAGGGCCCAGGAGCCAGAAGCAGACCCAGGACTCCGGGCAAGCTCTCCAGGCTCCGCTCTGAGGACTTCTTGCATTTGGAATCATCCGGTTTATTTATGTGCAATTTGCCTCCCCTCTCTTTGCCCCCCTTTGAGGCATccgctccccacctccccctccaaaaaaaaaaaaaaaaaagagtggatatTTGAAGAAaagcattccatattttaatATGAAGAGGATACTCCCGCGTGGTAAGGGATCCCGTCGTCTCGTAGAttctgtgtgtgtgaatgttCCCTCACGGCTGCGTAGGCACCAGTGTTGCCCCCTCCCCACTTACTCAACCCCTTCCAGGTAAAGACAGCAGACTATAGTGTGTATGTGAAGTGTATCTTTAATACTTGGCCTTTGGATATAAATATTCCTGGGgattataaagttttatttcaaaGCAGAAAACGGGGCCGCTAACATTTCCGTTGGGGTCGATATCTAATGCTGTCTTATCATCTGTGGTCGTTCCCTATTCGAAGATGTTTCCAACAGCTACTTGTTTTGTGCACTTCCGTCCTCTAaaactaagtggaatttaattAATATTGAAGGTGTAAACGTTGTAAGTATTCAATAAAccactgtgtgtttttttttacaaaaaaaaaccaatcttTTAATGGTTGATACCTCAAAAGAGTTTTGAAAACAAACTGTTATActtgttttcataatatttaaaatattcagaagtaAACTAAATTATCATGATTGCCTCtaactttatttgaaagagtcaGTAGTTCGGATCAGTCCTCACCGTGAGCTCCAGCCCCTGCAAGGAAGTGAGCTTGGTGAAAATCCTGCTAAAGGACCTGGGTTCTATCGGAATTCCGTCTTCTCCCCGCTCctgtccctacccccacccctccagtaGGCCCAGGAGTCAGTATTAggaggacctgagccagagaaAGGGCTTGGCAGTTCACTAGAAAGGTGGAAAGGTGTTCTTGTTTTCCAGAAATCAACTGGATGTCATTCTGTGGGGggactttggtttttgtttggggAACGTGTTTTAGGTGGAGGAGACATGAGGAGGATGCCAGGAGTTATTGCAGCCGCAGGAAATAGTCTATAGTTCTTAATTCAAAATGTAGGGCTTTTGTccggaaaaagaaaaaagaggaaaagaagacttTTTTGTTTGTAATCTCCATCAGGGGGATTCTCATCGGTGCCAGCCTTGGAGTGGGGGGAGAGCTTTTGGGGGAAACTCCATGATTAGGTAACAAGGAATTTTATGTCAAGTAAGAAATCGCGAACACAACCAAGGATTTAAAAGGGGGTGATGAGGGGGGGCTAGATTTACAAGGAGCTACAGGGAACTCAATATTAACTGTGCAGTGTCTGAAGTCTTCCCGGCCCCAGGCCAGCCTGCCAGCGGCTCCCTTCCAGGCTACTAGCCGCTGGGGACTTCACCCCGCCTGAGGTTTGGTCTCCTCGAGTCCCAGCACATCCCGAAAGGAAGTCCCGGAGGCCTCCTTTGCCCGTAGTCTTGGCTAGAGCCCGCATTTCTGCTCTAGGAACCAGAGAAGCTGAAGTGCCATAAAGGACTCGGTGGCCTgccggggagggggtggagaggagggggagagatggagtagagggggtgggggaagaaaggtGAAACGTATTAAAAAGCGGTTTGTTTCATGAAACGCCACGTATATAAATCTGGTGTTAGGGAGGCTTGCCAGAGGGTTTCCATCTTGGAACCCATCCTCGGGGTGATGTTCGCACCTCGACTGCAGGCACAGACCTTCCCCTGATATCCCAGGGGTCCCCAGGGGTTCCCACAGCTCGAGGGTGCCCACACTGAGCCTGCCGCCTGCAGCGGGCAAATTCACAGGCGCTGGGGGAGAGGCGGGCAAGTGGCTCTGCGGGTTTCTTCTGCGGGCAGCTGACAACGCGAGGGCGAGGGGTTAGAACAACTAGGCCAAAGCGATCTGAACTTTCTCCCCTCGGGTCAGGCGGCGCTGGGCCGACGTGGTGGGCCCGAGCTGTGTTTACAGACACTTGCCTTTGTTTATAGCACTGGGGGGCGTAGGGAGGCGCGCCCTGATTTTCTATTACTCTTGGGATTCCTGTCGGTTGGACCAAGtggctctctccctttcctgcctccAACGGCCTTTCGCATCTTTACTTTAATCCCATCGGGAGAAAGACTTCATATCCCTGTGGTGGAAGAAAACAGTTTACTGAAATAGTAGAGAGAGTGGGGCGGGCAGTGGTGAGGTTTTTCAGCCAGAAACTGAAGAGGAGTAAACCACATCacgcatgtgggcctgggcttgcCTTCCGTAGCTGGTCTTCTTTACTATCCGGGCCTTAATGCACTCTTGCTGGTCTAACCCTTTTTTGGTTTATTAGACACCAGCAGAGGAGATCCCGAAGAGCCTGGCTGCTACATCGCTATGGGGCGGCCTGTGGCTACACACGCTTTAAAACCCACGCTGCAGAAATTCGTCCTCTTTGTCTGGCCAGGGCCAGGCTCTGCCCGCCTTCTCTCCTGCCGTCCGCCAAGCTACTTCCTCTGGCCCAGCAGCACCAGGCCGAGGCCTCAACCATCTCATCGCTCCAACCTGTGTGAAAGCCCAACTGGCCAGACATCCAGCAGACCTGACACTCCAGGGGGCCGGACTCCTAACTGGATGCACATCCTAAGGAGCAAGACACCCCAGATTATGCATCTCTACAGTCCCGGGGGCTTCCCAACCTTCCGAATATTCCCAGCCACCCAGCATCCCTGCCACAAGTTGTCGACTTCCAGGAAGTGAGTGGTGTGCTGGGCTGGCGTTTCTTCTGAGCTTCCATGCTTACCTCTTctacacatttatttctcttttaactccctttcttctttgcttaaaaaaaaaaaaaaaaagtttccaaccTCTTGCCTAGCGGGACCAGCTAAAAGGCCTCTGTTTTAATTGCTCGGATAATGTGGTTGCTGCCATTTTGTTAAAAGCAATCACTCCTGCAGCGAAATCACAAGCTCTCTAGACAGGCCGGAGCCGACAAAAATGCAGGATTTGACGTTAAAAGCTAAATGGGAAGCTGGGGCGGCGGAAGGTAAATTGATGGTAGATCTGGCTGTCAGGGCCCCGGCCCCA
The DNA window shown above is from Neovison vison isolate M4711 chromosome 11, ASM_NN_V1, whole genome shotgun sequence and carries:
- the HAND2 gene encoding heart- and neural crest derivatives-expressed protein 2 gives rise to the protein MSLVGGFPHHPVVHHEGYPFAAAAAAAAAAAASRCSHEENPYFHGWLIGHPEMSPPDYSMALSYSPEYASGAAGLDHSHYGGVPPGAGPPGLGGPRPVKRRGTANRKERRRTQSINSAFAELRECIPNVPADTKLSKIKTLRLATSYIAYLMDLLAKDDQNGEAEAFKAEIKKTDVKEEKRKKELNEILKSTVSSNDKKTKGRTGWPQHVWALELKQ